A genomic segment from Microcella flavibacter encodes:
- a CDS encoding acyl-CoA carboxylase subunit beta yields the protein MSTTAGKIADLRHRYHEAVTASGEAAIEKQHAKGKMTARERIDTLLDHGSFVEIDEFVRHRTHAFGMEAKRPYGDAVVTGTGTIHGRQVAVYSQDFTIFGGSLGEVAGEKIIKVMELAIKTGVPIVGILDSGGARIQEGVVALGKYGEIFRRNTAASGVIPQISIICGPAAGGAVYSPALTDFVIMVDKTSQMFVTGPDVIKTVTGEDVGMEELGGALTHNRISGVSHYLAQDENDAFDYARSLLSYLPDNNLAELPQYEASAELEITDADRRLNTMVPDSPNQPYDVLDIIDHVVDEGSFLEVQPLFAPNIVIGFARVEGRSVGVIANQPQAMAGTLNIDAGEKAARFVRFCDAFSIPILTLVDVPGYLPGTDQEWQGVIRRGAKLLYAYAEATVPLVTVITRKAYGGAYIVMGSKQLGADMNLAWPTAEIAVMGGQGAVNILYRDKIRAAEAAGEDVAAVRTQLANEYTYDVASPFLAAERGELDGIIEPAATRVAIIKALRALKTKRSSLPPKKHGNIPL from the coding sequence ATGTCGACCACCGCCGGGAAGATCGCCGATCTGCGGCACCGGTACCACGAGGCGGTGACCGCGAGCGGCGAGGCCGCCATCGAGAAGCAGCACGCCAAGGGCAAGATGACCGCCCGCGAGCGCATCGACACCCTGCTCGACCACGGCAGCTTCGTCGAGATCGACGAGTTCGTGCGGCATCGCACCCACGCCTTCGGCATGGAGGCCAAGCGCCCCTACGGCGACGCGGTCGTCACCGGCACGGGCACCATCCACGGCCGCCAGGTGGCCGTGTACAGCCAGGACTTCACGATCTTCGGCGGCTCGCTCGGCGAGGTCGCCGGCGAGAAGATCATCAAGGTCATGGAGCTCGCCATCAAGACGGGCGTGCCCATCGTCGGCATCCTCGACTCGGGCGGCGCGCGCATCCAGGAGGGCGTCGTCGCGCTCGGCAAGTACGGCGAGATCTTCCGGCGCAACACCGCGGCGAGCGGCGTCATCCCGCAGATCTCCATCATCTGCGGCCCGGCCGCGGGCGGCGCGGTCTACTCCCCCGCCCTCACCGACTTCGTCATCATGGTCGACAAGACGAGCCAGATGTTCGTCACCGGCCCCGACGTCATCAAGACCGTCACGGGCGAGGACGTCGGTATGGAGGAGCTCGGCGGCGCGCTCACCCACAACCGCATCTCGGGCGTTTCGCACTACCTCGCGCAGGACGAGAACGACGCCTTCGACTACGCCCGCTCGCTGCTGAGCTACCTGCCCGACAACAACCTCGCCGAGCTGCCGCAGTACGAGGCGAGCGCCGAGCTCGAGATCACCGACGCCGACCGGCGCCTCAACACGATGGTGCCCGACAGCCCGAACCAGCCCTACGACGTGCTCGACATCATCGACCACGTCGTCGACGAGGGCTCGTTCCTCGAGGTGCAGCCGCTGTTCGCGCCGAACATCGTCATCGGCTTCGCCCGAGTCGAGGGCCGCAGCGTCGGCGTCATCGCCAACCAGCCGCAGGCGATGGCCGGCACGCTCAACATCGACGCGGGCGAGAAGGCCGCGCGCTTCGTGCGCTTCTGCGACGCCTTCTCCATCCCCATCCTCACCCTCGTCGACGTGCCCGGCTACCTGCCCGGCACCGACCAGGAGTGGCAGGGCGTCATCCGCCGCGGCGCGAAGCTCCTGTACGCCTACGCCGAGGCCACCGTCCCCCTCGTGACGGTCATCACGCGCAAGGCCTACGGCGGCGCGTACATCGTCATGGGCTCGAAGCAGCTCGGGGCCGACATGAACCTGGCCTGGCCCACCGCCGAGATCGCCGTCATGGGCGGGCAAGGCGCGGTGAACATCCTGTACCGCGACAAGATCCGCGCCGCGGAGGCCGCCGGCGAGGACGTCGCCGCCGTGCGCACCCAGCTCGCGAACGAGTACACCTACGACGTCGCGAGCCCGTTCCTCGCGGCCGAGCGCGGCGAGCTCGACGGCATCATCGAGCCGGCCGCCACGCGCGTCGCGATCATCAAGGCCCTGCGGGCGCTCAAGACGAAGCGCTCGAGCCTGCCGCCGAAGAAGCACGGGAACATCCCGCTGTGA